A window of Pyxidicoccus xibeiensis contains these coding sequences:
- a CDS encoding sigma 54-interacting transcriptional regulator, with translation MTRPVSAYAPRSERKPLYVKVVTQPALHGCWAVNISETGIGLIATPRGASEGPREGEEVELSFSLPDSGEHIRVHGDVRWRHEAAGAVTALGVSFRTFENGDGVKLARYLATTHIQVVVAFASELEAGGLRAALEGQATPHFASSANEVHPLLARGDAAALLVCGQDEEQALALVQALAARRAEVDLSGAGPPSDLASRLIYCAPAAPERLVALFNTGRIFRALGPLPSPDAVRQAVLDAGREHGVRTEQWRMALELERNLLRERALSQALPTAPGGRGGDEVGFRSAAMQRVMEMVRLVAPHRVAVLLQGETGTGKEVLARILHRLSGRGDVSLVVQDCGALSETLLESELFGHVKGAFTGAVADHPGLFVLANGGTIFLDEIENTTPNLQAKLLRVLETGDVRPVGGTQVRHVDVRVVAASNKDLGEEVRAGRFRADLFYRLNSFTIDIPPLRERPEDVPELARFFLELFNRSLKRSASGIAPDAEDALRAHPWPGNVRELRNVMERSVLLSRPGEVVTRRLLPPALSSSMPLRNEHTGDGSLRARLERVERDLIREALERHGGVLRRAAVALGMDPVTLGRRARRHGLWKAD, from the coding sequence ATGACGCGGCCTGTGTCCGCCTACGCCCCTCGAAGCGAGCGCAAGCCGTTGTACGTGAAGGTGGTGACGCAGCCGGCGCTCCATGGGTGCTGGGCCGTCAACATCAGCGAGACGGGCATTGGCCTCATCGCCACGCCGCGCGGCGCCTCGGAGGGGCCGCGCGAAGGCGAGGAGGTGGAGCTGTCCTTCTCGCTGCCGGACTCGGGGGAGCACATCCGCGTGCACGGCGACGTGCGCTGGCGGCACGAGGCCGCCGGGGCGGTGACGGCGCTGGGCGTCAGCTTCCGCACCTTCGAGAACGGCGACGGCGTGAAGCTGGCGCGCTACCTGGCCACCACGCACATCCAGGTGGTGGTGGCGTTCGCCAGCGAGCTGGAGGCTGGCGGGCTGCGCGCCGCGCTGGAGGGCCAGGCCACGCCGCACTTCGCCTCCAGCGCCAACGAGGTGCACCCGCTGCTGGCGCGTGGCGACGCCGCGGCGCTGCTGGTGTGCGGGCAGGACGAGGAGCAGGCGCTGGCGCTGGTGCAGGCCCTGGCCGCGCGCCGCGCGGAGGTGGACCTGTCCGGCGCGGGCCCGCCGAGCGACCTCGCCTCGCGCCTCATCTACTGCGCGCCCGCCGCCCCGGAGCGGCTGGTGGCCCTGTTCAACACCGGCCGCATCTTCCGCGCGCTCGGGCCGCTGCCCTCGCCGGACGCCGTGCGCCAGGCCGTCCTGGACGCCGGCCGCGAGCACGGCGTGCGCACCGAGCAGTGGCGCATGGCGCTGGAGCTGGAGCGCAACCTGCTGCGTGAGCGGGCGCTGTCCCAGGCGCTGCCGACGGCGCCGGGCGGGCGGGGCGGCGACGAGGTGGGCTTCCGCAGCGCGGCCATGCAGCGGGTGATGGAGATGGTGCGGCTGGTGGCGCCCCACCGGGTGGCGGTGCTGCTGCAGGGCGAGACGGGCACCGGCAAGGAGGTGCTGGCGCGCATCCTCCACCGGCTCAGCGGGCGCGGGGACGTGTCGCTGGTGGTGCAGGACTGCGGCGCGCTGTCGGAGACGCTGCTGGAGAGCGAGCTGTTCGGCCACGTGAAGGGCGCCTTCACCGGCGCGGTGGCGGACCACCCGGGCCTCTTCGTCCTCGCCAACGGCGGCACCATCTTCCTGGACGAAATCGAGAACACCACCCCCAACCTCCAGGCGAAGCTCCTGCGCGTGCTGGAGACGGGGGACGTGCGGCCGGTGGGCGGCACCCAGGTGCGGCACGTGGACGTGCGCGTGGTGGCGGCCAGCAACAAGGACCTGGGCGAGGAGGTGCGCGCCGGGCGCTTCCGCGCGGACCTCTTCTACCGGCTCAACAGCTTCACCATCGACATCCCCCCGCTGCGCGAGCGGCCCGAGGACGTGCCGGAGCTGGCGCGCTTCTTCCTCGAGCTGTTCAACCGCTCCCTCAAGCGCTCCGCGAGCGGCATCGCCCCGGACGCGGAGGACGCGCTGCGCGCCCACCCCTGGCCCGGCAACGTGCGCGAGCTGCGCAACGTCATGGAGCGCTCGGTGCTGCTGTCACGCCCGGGCGAGGTGGTGACGCGCCGGCTCCTGCCGCCGGCGCTGAGCAGCTCCATGCCCCTGCGCAACGAGCACACCGGCGACGGCTCCCTGCGCGCGCGGCTGGAGCGCGTGGAGCGGGACCTCATCCGCGAGGCGCTGGAGCGCCATGGCGGCGTGCTGCGCCGCGCGGCCGTGGCGCTGGGCATGGACCCGGTGACGCTGGGCCGGCGCGCCCGGCGCCACGGGCTCTGGAAGGCGGACTGA
- a CDS encoding Dauer Up-regulated — translation MSRPVDSSAAEAARRAAEAAAEAARRAAEAAARAAAEAAARQAAAAKSTPQNQARPQQPQAFTNDQFSAQNAAGARPQVNLDGASPPAGNGALPKTPEELPKLFPELKDKSKEDLKKAYDALSKLATGSFSEKATALGELSKQFPETVPNALQRLGLKDSKLAKLATNSEALGALGTLSDPKASTVDKAKAALNLAKSAGDIFAPEDLKGVLKKTLNGLPAAEKLIDAVATWSDPSKTGLEKAKATVELASALKEFAGADAPKLANDLRKLDGALRAAGAALTLVDPKASAGDKALAAAQLAAEFPDLQKDLKAFKDLLMSGGLSQKDATELAQKGADAAKVAVKGLDPALAAKLSPEQLQKLSDVATKLGGPDKLESVLKGITDPKVLDGLVGQLDKLDPAAGKRLVSALGGLEHGVLAKALSDPKVAQQLGTLATKLDDDAAKVLAKAVKEFDSEALGFLLKLSDGAGADALNTSLKGLGPLLEKGGSKLLSQGLKALDGMLGKMGVEVGKEVAEKVFKNLSKAIPFLGAVPAAIDTVKYANEAAELQSKNKDLGYFALVGAQLNGVDAVVGTVLDFTGVGALVNAGVGLGFGVAELALDIAFTAEKEKFEKDPQGYKAPDWMKAINVATAAAQGPQGLATLAAYYGPEEAAKLVEWGVEKGAKGAVQLAEYAGVSAAEAAGDSMKTAAGIIRQLADVIRNPTKYGDAVAKKALETYNTVIEKGGQLAEEAKKVVANVIDEAKKAGLKGLETLKYIAQNPGPVAKQALEGLKSLVESGADFVTESGKALYKKAVSTLQDLQAGYENLKGAAKEKAKELIDAAKAGLSSAIDSAKRAGEKGLELLTWAAKNPGEVADLAKKALTDLLKQGGELAKKAWDGIRALGDQGKAIAESVIKGLKDAGAKGVETLRYIAENPGAAAREVREWVGQTLSDLARKGGEAAKEAATAIKDFVDRRADWAKKFAVELLKDGVASFKEVAKAWKDNLTEGGKELLAALKDLKEAGVDALKDLASVGGQLAGEAVNHLNSLAQQGIGAAKSALEGLVQLGGEVGRIAGNALNAIADAATDVASGEVSVGGVTIDLNPFYDKKR, via the coding sequence ATGTCCCGGCCCGTCGACAGTTCCGCCGCTGAAGCCGCCCGCCGCGCCGCTGAAGCCGCCGCGGAGGCCGCCCGACGTGCCGCCGAAGCCGCGGCCCGCGCCGCCGCCGAGGCCGCCGCCCGCCAGGCCGCCGCGGCGAAGAGCACGCCCCAGAACCAGGCCCGCCCGCAGCAGCCCCAGGCCTTCACCAATGACCAGTTCTCCGCCCAGAACGCCGCCGGCGCTCGCCCGCAGGTGAACCTGGACGGCGCGTCCCCGCCCGCGGGCAACGGCGCGCTCCCGAAGACGCCCGAGGAATTGCCCAAGCTCTTCCCGGAGCTGAAGGACAAGTCCAAGGAGGACCTCAAGAAGGCCTACGACGCGCTCAGCAAGCTCGCCACCGGCTCGTTCTCGGAGAAGGCCACCGCGCTGGGAGAGCTGTCCAAGCAGTTCCCGGAGACGGTGCCCAACGCCCTGCAACGGCTGGGTCTCAAGGACAGCAAGCTGGCGAAGCTGGCCACCAACTCTGAGGCCCTGGGCGCGCTCGGCACGCTGAGCGACCCGAAGGCCTCCACGGTGGACAAGGCCAAGGCCGCCCTCAATCTGGCCAAGTCCGCAGGCGACATCTTCGCGCCCGAGGACCTCAAGGGCGTCCTCAAGAAGACCCTCAACGGCCTGCCCGCCGCGGAGAAGCTCATCGACGCGGTGGCCACCTGGAGCGACCCGTCCAAGACGGGGCTCGAGAAGGCCAAGGCCACGGTGGAGCTGGCCAGCGCCCTCAAGGAGTTCGCCGGCGCGGATGCGCCGAAGCTGGCCAATGACTTGCGCAAGCTGGACGGCGCGCTGCGCGCCGCGGGCGCCGCCCTCACGCTGGTGGACCCCAAGGCGTCCGCCGGGGACAAGGCGCTCGCCGCCGCCCAGCTCGCCGCGGAGTTCCCGGACCTCCAGAAGGACCTGAAGGCCTTCAAGGACCTGCTGATGAGCGGGGGCCTGTCCCAGAAGGACGCCACCGAGCTGGCCCAGAAGGGCGCCGACGCCGCGAAGGTCGCCGTGAAGGGGTTGGACCCCGCGCTGGCCGCGAAGCTGTCCCCCGAGCAGCTCCAGAAGCTGAGCGACGTGGCCACGAAGCTGGGCGGCCCGGACAAGCTGGAGTCCGTCCTCAAGGGCATCACCGACCCGAAGGTGCTGGACGGGCTGGTGGGCCAGCTCGACAAGCTGGACCCGGCCGCGGGCAAGCGGCTCGTCAGCGCCCTGGGCGGCTTGGAGCACGGCGTGCTGGCCAAGGCGCTGAGCGACCCGAAGGTGGCGCAGCAGCTCGGCACGCTCGCCACCAAGCTGGATGACGACGCCGCCAAGGTGCTGGCCAAGGCCGTGAAGGAGTTCGACTCCGAGGCGCTCGGCTTCCTCCTCAAGCTGTCCGACGGCGCCGGCGCGGACGCCCTCAACACGAGCCTCAAGGGCCTGGGGCCCCTGCTGGAGAAGGGCGGCAGCAAGCTGTTGTCCCAGGGCCTGAAGGCGCTGGACGGCATGCTGGGGAAGATGGGCGTGGAGGTGGGCAAGGAGGTCGCGGAGAAGGTCTTCAAGAACCTCTCCAAGGCCATTCCCTTCCTCGGCGCCGTGCCCGCCGCCATCGACACGGTGAAGTACGCCAACGAGGCCGCCGAGCTCCAGTCCAAGAACAAGGACCTGGGCTACTTCGCGCTCGTGGGCGCGCAGCTCAACGGCGTGGATGCCGTGGTGGGCACCGTGCTGGACTTCACCGGCGTGGGCGCGCTGGTGAACGCGGGCGTGGGCCTGGGCTTCGGCGTGGCGGAGCTGGCGCTCGACATCGCCTTCACCGCCGAGAAGGAGAAGTTCGAGAAGGACCCGCAGGGCTACAAGGCCCCGGACTGGATGAAGGCCATCAACGTGGCCACCGCCGCCGCGCAGGGGCCGCAGGGCCTGGCCACGCTCGCCGCCTACTACGGGCCGGAGGAGGCCGCGAAGCTGGTGGAGTGGGGCGTGGAGAAGGGCGCCAAGGGCGCGGTGCAGCTCGCCGAGTACGCGGGCGTCTCCGCCGCCGAGGCCGCGGGCGACAGCATGAAGACGGCGGCCGGCATCATCCGCCAGCTCGCCGACGTCATCCGCAACCCCACGAAGTACGGCGACGCCGTCGCGAAGAAGGCCCTCGAGACGTACAACACCGTCATCGAGAAGGGCGGCCAGCTCGCCGAGGAGGCGAAGAAGGTCGTCGCCAACGTCATCGACGAGGCGAAGAAGGCCGGCCTCAAGGGCCTGGAGACGCTCAAGTACATCGCCCAGAACCCCGGCCCCGTGGCGAAGCAGGCGCTGGAGGGCCTCAAGAGCCTCGTCGAGTCCGGCGCGGACTTCGTGACGGAGAGCGGCAAGGCGCTCTACAAGAAGGCCGTCTCCACGCTGCAGGACTTGCAGGCCGGCTACGAGAACCTCAAGGGCGCGGCGAAGGAGAAGGCGAAGGAGCTCATCGACGCGGCGAAGGCGGGCCTGTCCTCCGCCATCGACAGCGCGAAGCGGGCCGGTGAGAAGGGCCTGGAGCTGCTCACGTGGGCCGCCAAGAATCCCGGCGAGGTCGCCGACCTGGCGAAGAAGGCCCTCACGGACCTCCTCAAGCAGGGCGGCGAGCTGGCGAAGAAGGCCTGGGACGGCATCCGCGCGCTGGGCGACCAGGGCAAGGCCATTGCCGAGAGCGTCATCAAGGGCCTGAAGGACGCGGGCGCCAAGGGCGTAGAGACGCTGCGCTACATCGCGGAGAACCCCGGCGCCGCCGCGCGCGAGGTGCGCGAGTGGGTGGGGCAGACGCTGTCCGACCTGGCCCGCAAGGGCGGCGAGGCCGCGAAGGAGGCCGCCACCGCCATCAAGGACTTCGTCGACCGGCGCGCGGACTGGGCGAAGAAGTTCGCGGTGGAGCTGCTCAAGGACGGCGTCGCCTCCTTCAAGGAGGTGGCCAAGGCCTGGAAGGACAACCTCACCGAGGGTGGCAAGGAGCTGCTCGCCGCGCTCAAGGACCTGAAGGAGGCGGGCGTGGACGCGCTGAAGGACCTGGCCAGCGTCGGCGGGCAGCTCGCGGGCGAGGCCGTCAACCACCTCAACAGCCTGGCCCAGCAGGGCATCGGCGCCGCCAAGAGCGCGCTGGAGGGCCTGGTGCAACTGGGCGGCGAAGTCGGACGCATCGCCGGCAATGCGCTCAATGCCATCGCGGATGCCGCCACGGATGTCGCCAGCGGCGAGGTCTCCGTCGGCGGCGTCACCATCGACCTCAACCCGTTCTACGACAAGAAGCGGTAG
- a CDS encoding GNAT family N-acetyltransferase translates to MHSKALRVPLRDGRTCSIRRATHADAAALYVLERAIVQARQGVVKHEDELPPDAAAYATDRERAGLHKTDGTAFPLLVESEDGALLGEASVLRLGYRMLRHVGVLGIGVHPAAQGLGVGRLLMQHLLEWVRSHRDTDGQRVLRVELCVRADNPRAIALYRAMGFQHEGARRAFLRADDGALVDDLLMGLLVT, encoded by the coding sequence ATGCACTCCAAGGCCCTTCGGGTTCCACTCCGCGACGGTCGCACCTGCTCCATCCGGCGGGCCACCCACGCGGACGCGGCGGCGCTCTACGTGCTGGAGCGAGCCATCGTCCAGGCCCGGCAGGGGGTCGTGAAGCACGAGGACGAGCTGCCCCCGGATGCCGCGGCCTACGCCACGGACCGCGAGCGCGCGGGGCTCCACAAGACGGATGGCACCGCCTTCCCCCTCCTCGTGGAATCGGAGGACGGCGCCCTCCTGGGCGAGGCGTCCGTGCTGCGCCTTGGCTACCGGATGCTGCGCCACGTGGGAGTGCTGGGCATTGGGGTCCACCCGGCTGCCCAGGGGCTGGGCGTGGGACGCCTGCTGATGCAGCACCTGCTCGAGTGGGTGCGCTCGCACCGGGACACGGACGGACAGCGGGTGCTCCGGGTGGAGCTGTGCGTGCGCGCCGACAACCCCCGCGCCATCGCCCTCTACCGCGCGATGGGCTTCCAGCACGAGGGCGCGCGCAGGGCCTTCCTCCGGGCCGACGACGGCGCGCTCGTGGACGACCTGCTCATGGGCCTGCTGGTTACCTGA